One genomic region from Armatimonadota bacterium encodes:
- the rpmI gene encoding 50S ribosomal protein L35, protein MPKAKTHQGTRKRIKVTGTGRLLRRRQGGGHLKEKKRARRLRSLAQEVPVASQDTRRIRALIPYDLE, encoded by the coding sequence ATGCCCAAGGCCAAGACCCACCAGGGCACGCGCAAGCGGATCAAGGTAACGGGCACCGGCAGGCTCCTCCGCCGCCGTCAGGGCGGCGGGCACCTGAAGGAGAAGAAGCGGGCCCGGAGGCTGCGCAGCCTCGCGCAGGAGGTGCCCGTGGCGTCCCAGGACACCAGGCGCATCCGGGCCCTGATCCCGTACGATCTGGAGTGA
- the infC gene encoding translation initiation factor IF-3: MNERIRAHEVRLIGPGGENLGIVPIHVALQRAREAGLDLVEVAPQAEPPVVKIMDYGKYKYEQSKRDREAHRKARTMELKRIRMTPKIGDHDFQTKAKMVYNFLQEGHKVKVEMWFRGREAVHPELGRMILDRLTEYVSPIATVERPPSMEGRNMVVVYNPARR, from the coding sequence GTGAACGAACGGATTCGGGCACATGAGGTCCGGCTGATCGGGCCGGGCGGAGAGAATCTCGGGATCGTTCCCATCCACGTAGCCCTGCAACGGGCGCGGGAGGCGGGGCTGGACCTGGTGGAGGTGGCGCCTCAGGCGGAACCGCCCGTGGTCAAGATCATGGACTACGGGAAGTACAAGTACGAACAGAGCAAGCGGGACCGGGAGGCGCACCGGAAGGCCAGGACCATGGAGCTGAAACGGATTCGGATGACCCCGAAGATCGGGGATCACGATTTCCAGACGAAGGCGAAGATGGTGTACAACTTCCTGCAGGAAGGGCACAAGGTGAAGGTGGAGATGTGGTTCCGGGGTCGGGAGGCGGTACACCCGGAGCTGGGGCGCATGATCCTGGACCGGCTCACGGAGTACGTCTCGCCCATCGCCACCGTGGAGCGTCCTCCCTCCATGGAGGGGCGGAACATGGTGGTGGTGTATAACCCGGCCCGGCGATGA